A single Nostoc sp. PCC 7107 DNA region contains:
- a CDS encoding low-complexity tail membrane protein has product MSSFRSEPILWIHIAGLATLPIFLVLCLLFLAIGEPLLPVWGELLLVATIGVTPLLWMQLRRPFYIYSLLGIALKPENLTEQQRKILCLINTKLNRVLSLVTAIILTVVLWQLYKVVPQVQHLVSFLPQWRGLGLVLAALAFLASNLFLQVPVSVARILVTNDTEFAALEPLSLENIKHDFTILGVQVNQILPRLFQSLIGSNRNSQQP; this is encoded by the coding sequence ATGTCCTCGTTTCGCTCTGAACCTATATTGTGGATTCACATTGCTGGATTAGCAACACTGCCAATTTTTTTGGTGTTGTGTTTATTATTCTTAGCTATAGGTGAGCCACTCTTACCAGTGTGGGGAGAGTTATTATTAGTCGCCACTATAGGCGTTACCCCACTGTTATGGATGCAGCTACGTCGTCCATTTTATATATATTCTCTTTTAGGCATAGCGCTCAAACCCGAAAATTTGACTGAGCAACAGCGTAAGATACTTTGTTTAATTAATACTAAGTTAAACCGGGTGCTGTCCCTAGTTACAGCAATAATATTAACTGTGGTGCTGTGGCAGCTTTACAAGGTTGTTCCCCAAGTGCAACATTTAGTCAGCTTTTTGCCGCAGTGGCGTGGCTTAGGCTTAGTGTTGGCTGCTTTAGCTTTTTTAGCAAGTAATTTATTTTTACAAGTTCCCGTGAGTGTGGCACGAATTTTAGTGACTAATGACACAGAATTTGCTGCCCTAGAACCGTTATCTTTAGAGAATATCAAGCATGATTTCACTATTTTAGGGGTGCAAGTTAATCAAATTTTACCCAGGTTGTTTCAATCCTTAATCGGAAGCAATAGAAACTCGCAGCAGCCCTAA